The DNA sequence ctgttctgcaggattgcgatccctgcaagttaactatttatcgttttatggcagtcaggggtgcctgaggaatgccacacatattacggaggggagtgggtggagaggggggtgcaaggcgccagcttttgctttgtcctcagccagcctcctgctccctcatcagtcgCATGATCCTGGTCAAATGATTTCTTATCCAtgcctcaattttctcttctgtaaaatgttcATTATAAAGGCACCTACCATATAGAGGTGTCTTGAGTTTGAGGTAAggcaatatattcaaagtgcttaGAACTGTGCCAGGCACAAAGGGAGGCCTAATAACAGCCATCTATCTTCACTGCTCATGTTCCTCAGTCATTGGCAAAAACCATGTCTTCCTTTGGTGCGGAGGCAGGAACAGCAATGTAAGGTAGATGTGTTAATGTGAAGTGAGCTGCTTATAAAAAGAAAGCTCTGCCAGGGTCAGAAGAGTGTAATAGAGGCCAGCTGGAGACTGAAAACATTTCCTGGAAGAAAATGGACTTAACAACAATCACACCTCTGAAGGTTCTCTCTTAAAGTCTGTGGCGGTCTTTTGCAACCATTATTTCATTTGTACTTTGTAAAATCCCACGAGGTTACTAGAAGAGAGATGTCAGAGCATGGGGGTGAAAACGTATGCTATTTGCTGGCAGTGGCCCTGACATTGGCTAGGTATGGGTCTGGGAAAATGAGATGTTGTGTGTAGAGCTCCGAGCACAATATCTGGAACATGGTAAATGCTTAATAAGTGTAACTGTTATTGTCATGAGTGAAGCAAGCCTCTGAATTTGCATATCCAGCAAGGGGCTGAGCTGTGGTTTGAGCCTAGACCATCTGCCTAAGCCCATTGCCATTTCTACTAGATCAAGTTCCTGTAAATCTCAGACAGTTGTTGACATTTTACGGCAATCTGTACTCTGATTTCGTGAAACCCTCTTAATTTACCCATAAAACCTTGTTTTCTATTGTCAGGgataatcatttttaaacatgGCCTGCCAACCATGTTATAAAATAGCGTGCTGGCAGAGGCCATTCTACTTGAATTATTTATCAGGAAACGTGACTTCCGGCTGTAGCACACGAGGCCCTCCCAAGGGTTTCTGGTTTAGGTTGGGTAGTTAAAACTCACCAAGCAGCTGCTGGTGCTGAAGGCTGTGAATGTAGCGGTTCCGCAGGGCCTCCCACTGGGGTCTGGAATTGTAAATCCTCATGATGCTGTAGAAGTAGCGTTGCTGTCCTTGGGTCAGGTCCTATCGAAGCAGAACAGGTGATTTTGATGAGTTAGTGGAGGTCTATAGGACAAAGAGTATGATGGATTCAAAgctaaaaataagatatatatatacacacatatatatgtttaacaattttatatatatatatatacatttaacaaccagaaaacaacaaTTGGGTCATGTCTTACCCTAATTTACTTAACAacttccattggtctgtgtgttagTGAAACTGGGTAAATAAAGATTCTAGGCAAGTAGGTCAAAGTATTGGGCTAAAAGGGATCTAAGAATTTCcaacattttatacttttattcctCTATAATGATCCTTGTTGAGGAAGGTAGGCTGTGAGAATCTGCACATTGGTCAGGCCAGTGAATGGGGACAGGAGAACTTTCTATCAAGAGTTGTCAGTAGGCAGGGGAGATAGCTGGATGAGCAGTTGGGTAACGTGATAAAGGTTCAACATTGTTATTTTAAAGGTgctacaaaaacagaaaaggaaaacaaaatctccTGCAGCAGTCAAGGAAGACTTTGTCAATGAGGTGACCAAAACATCTGAGTCTTAAGAGTGACAAGGAACTAGAATACTGGTTCTCAAAGGGCATCGGCCTCATCTGGGAacatgttagaaatgcaaattcttaggcCCCATCCTAGATCTACAGAATCCTAAactctggggagtggggcccagtGCTCTGGGTTTTAATAAACTCTCTAGGTGATCCTgaaacaaagacaacaaaatttgaaaaccactgtgatagaagaaaaaaaaagtctgattaaTGGGAGAAGGGAGAATATAGTATGATTTTCACATGGGGCACAAAATGTCTGGATATATTAGgaaccagactttttttttttttttcccctactttaATCAGAATATAGGGTCTGAGTTGGGGAAGGCtgtagaggcaggcaggggaagatCATGGAAGCCTTACAGGCAATGTTTagatgcaaattttaaaaattataattaaaaaagagtTGAAAGATTACCTTTAATGTGAGGAACCATTGAAGGTCTTTATTTAAGTCATTGGTTCTCAACTGGAGTGATTTTGACCACtaaggacatttggcaatgtggGAAGACTTTTCAGTTGTCATAAATGCTGAAATGGAAGATGGATGCTACTGGCAGTCGGCAGATAGAGACCAGGAGCTCAGCTGAACATCCCACAGTGTGCTTGACAACCTTCCAGTCCCTCACAACGAAGAATTATCCAACCTGAAATGCCATACTTGAAGCTGACAAGATCTGAGTTTTAGAAAGATCACGCAGGCCCACCTTGGAGAATGAGCTTATGGGAAAACAGGCCATTGGTAGGAGAGCATTTAGAAGGCTTCCATGCAGTGCAAAGGAGGAACAAGAAGGACTTGGACCACAATTACTGTTATCTACCTAATCTGTTATCAGTGCTTACAATGATAATGGAAAAACCAAGGTGACATAAGTTCACCCTAGaccaaaaaattcaaaacagtgATAGAAGTTTCAAAAGTAGTTGATAACCATTGTAATGGAAACTAAATTTAAGTTAATTATATGTAATGGTAAAGTGGCTTTTATCTGTTAGAAATTTTGTGTGGAGTTGAAACGTGtgagtcagattttttttttttttaatgtctagaGGCCTTAAGCTTGGTATCAAAAATATATCCAGAGGGAAATTAGGAAAGCCACATACTTCACAATTTGAGGCATCATTTGAACTTTACAGTTTCTGAAttagaagttttaaaagaaaatctttgaagaaGATAATTGATTCTTAATTAAGCCTTTTCAAATGATGGAGAACAATATAATATGAAAATAGCAAGCCAGTTTCAAAAGCAAAGCTCCAAAGGGCAATGAGAGTTTCCATTAtataagataaaatctttaaagttatggttttattttacagaggaaaaaaagcagtCTGTGGCTTTTCCTTAGCAGAGATCTAAACTTCTTAAATAATAGTCCTAATATTCTTACCCTGTTGTTTATCCTTCCTTGAGGGGATAGAAGAGAACTGAAAGTTTTGCAAAAAGTATTAATGAGAATGACTTTAAATAACTGTGACTGAAAGGAGCTACCGGAGCTCTCTAGCAGGGAGCCACAGTGTGGTCAATACTGAGCTTCAGCAATGAAGATGAGACCATCTACAGAGCTCCTGAAATGGGGTGGGTATAGGACCGGACCATCCAATTGCTCATTCATTCACCGTGCCTGCCATCAGCATGCACTGAGTGCCTGTGTTGTGCCCGATGTTACCTAAAGCTGGATAAACAGAGACAGGAGAAAAAGACCTCAAGCCTTGAGGGAAAGACGTGCAAGTTCCCTCCATTAGCCAATGACCCACTATACCTTCATTAAGGAAGCGTTGTGGGTGTACGCAGCAGAAGGGACCCGAATGCAAGGAATCCGTGGAACATTCCAAagtttttgttgtcttttctgtttttctcccattctttatcCTATACCTCCAAGGAACAATAAAGCATAGcatgaaatttcattttgttcatcCTGTTTTGGGAATGGACCtaagtaaataagtaagcaagcaagtaaataaataaatacataaataaatgttatttatgtcaAGAGATAAAAAGTTTTCTCACATGTTTCTAAGTAATTGGGTCTCAACAGACTGCTTGGTTCTGCAGTTTGCCCTATTCTCACCCCCTGTTGATGGAAAGAATAATTGAGAGTTCTTTGTCTTTCTGCTTTATCTTTGGTTTTGCAACAGGTGGACTATAGAACCACATCAGATCACAAGTTATTTCTTGatcattttaaataatagttaTTACATTATCTGATCACAAAAGTAATATAtatcatttttgaaaatttggaaaaaatctaaaaattggAGAAGAAAATATGATTATCCATAATCTAACTGTCCATAACGATTGGTGACATTTGATTGAtttccttttactctttttttttctgtgtacatTTTGTGTGATTTTCGAAAAGAGAGACCATACTCTATATGTTGTGCCCTTTCCCAGCTCATGGAATATcccttaaaaaatacaattttttttgtgACAGTCTAGTATTCCTTTACATTATTCTCCATGTCTTGCACATTTCAATTCGTAATTTTACAACAAGAAACTATTAAACTTAGCTATATTTCTTGCCACTTGCCTGAGAAAATGAAGGAGCCACAGCTGCTATGAGTAAGTCTTTTTTCCTTACTATATAGTGTAGGGTTTGGAATCTGAgatgtttataataataaaaaaacataatCAAGGGATAGTGGACGTATTAGACTATGGTTGCCAAGGCATAAAGTGAGAATTCCAAACGTTTTCCCCTCTGCTCACACCTTTGTCCTTAACAAACCTACCCCATTGGGTTGTTTGATTAACTGAGATCATGGCTCTAGAAAACTCTCACTTTATGTGTgagctccttctctccctctccctctcctctccatttaTATACTCACGCATTTATATGCACACACAAGagcacccacatgcacacactgtAGACATATTTTAACATAGGAGGAATCTCTGCTTCTGAGATCACAAAGCAAAGGCTCAGATCTTCCAGAAGAGAAATTTATTAGGAAAACATCAGTCAACATCTCTTTGTGTCCTGTTTCCATGATAAAACTTATAAATTAaactataaatgttttatttactacTGCTTTCCCTCAATGTGCACTTCAGAAGCTATACCAACGAAGATATACtcttttaatattctctgtgatAGAAGACAGCACTCTATCCTGTACTCAGATCATCTCAGTATCCCTCCTCCCATTTTCCAGATCTGTAGAGCAGAGCATAAATATACTTCAAAGCTAGAAAgatttcttctttcctcaaaTAGCATAAGGAAATGACTGATGATCTTTCTTGTGCAACAACTCATGGGTGCTTTTCTTGGGCTATTGCTCAGGCAATCCATCTTAACCTGCTTGAGTGGACTATACCTGGTAAAGTTTGATTAAAGTGCATGGAGAATTCAAGGaggaaaaatcaaacaaatatcTTTTGtctaaaacaaaaaggagaaatctgCTTAAAGGACTTACCCTGTATTGTGATCGCCCCCTTTTAAAAAGCTGGTACTGGTGGTCAGTGTTGTTTCCTTGCAAGGTCTCTTTCTTCATGTGAAGGTGGCAGTAGGAACTCAGTCTGTTGATAAGCTGATATCCAAGCAACGTCACGCGGCAACACAAGGCACTGCAGGAATTTGGCTGCGTGCCTTTCCCTGCTTCTGGGCAACATGCAACTGCacagtttatcttttttcttccaaattttgtgTCTCATTAAGTGCCAGCTTCTAAGTCTACCATATCGACATTATATACAGATATGAGAAAAGAAAGTTCTTGGAGACAGAGAGGCTGAATATTAAAGGTCAAGAAATCCACAAGGGCAATGGGCCATTACGTGAGTATTTCCCACATTTGAAGTCAGTACCATCCACCTGCATTGCTCAGAATGGTGAAGGAACAGTTTCTAAATGTAGAGGTATGGATATGAATTTTATTGTGGTAACCTATGGAATTGTCCCATTGCTCAAGATAATAGTCCTTTCTTAAGTTTTGGAGGAGTAAGATATTCCCATTTTGACCTTGGATGGAAGCTGCTGTGTCTGATGTTAATGAACCTGTGGCACAGGGATCCTGCCCCTACTGATGTCATCAGCATAAGCCTCACATTTTAAACTGACTCATGAAAGCAATAGTTACCCCTTCCTCTGGGCTAGCTTTATTACCACAGAATTCCTTTTTTCCATGAAAATCCTCCTTCTGAATGCCAGATTGTCTGTAAAAATGAAGACTTCTTAGGAAAAATGGAAGACGAAATaccaaaagaaaatcataaattcAAAATTCTTAGGCatctaaagggaagaaaaaaccaGGGCGATGACAGTGATGAATTGTGTAGcttaaggaaggaagaagggacttATCAGACacaggaagtttgcttctctttttttcaataatttaaataCAGACCTTCTGGGGAATAAACATGGCAGAAACAAGAGTCTGTAAAAGCCTGTAAAGACCACAAAGCTCTCACTGGATCTGAGAGTTTGCGATTCTCTACTGAGAGATAAAGAAGAGTTGCGTGCAGGGCTGACGTCATCAATTGagtcttccttgaatgttttcccAGCATATGATGAAATGGCTTCCAGGGCACACCACATCTGCTGACTGCTATACACATGGGCTGATTCATAGCAGCGGGCATCAGTCCCTGCATAACCAGGAAAATAGACCCAGATTCTAGTGTTCGATGAAGAGGGAATTTAATGGAAGAAATCTGTAATGAACGTGTTGGAGTGAGCCAGAGGAGCAAAGCAAGAAAGGTCAACTTGCACAAAGATTGGCAATTACCCTCAACCACTGTCAGACCTGGAGCTGGAGGAAACAGGGAAAACAATTTtacccagaggggcacctgggtggctcagtgggttcagcctctgccttcagtttaggtcatgatctcaggtcctgggatggagccccacatggagctctctgctcagtggggagcctgcttccccttctctctctgcctgcttctctgcctacctgtgatctttctttctctgtcaaataaataaataaaatcttcaaaaaaacaaacaaaacaaaaaccaattttaCCCAGAGTCCATAAACTCTCTGTCATTGCAGCTACTTCTGTTGGAATACAGCCTGAGTAGCACCTTCAGGACCCGACACTCATCCAGTGCCCCAGCTTCTATGTTCTGTCCCAAATGCCAGTGTTACAGTTGCTGTCACCAGCATCGCTGTCCCCGCTGCTGCTGTCCTTGATGTCATTGCTGATGCTGCCACTACCACCGATGTAAGCAGAAACTGTAAAAGTGACTTCCCCCCACCGCCGCCAACTCTCCATCTTCTGTCTCCCATTGGATGCTGGTTGGTGAGGGATTctacaaaatgtattttgtagTCTTTCCACTAGTTTGGTAAAGAGAAAGGTTTAGAAGGGCAAGTACAAAGCTGAAAGATATTGAACACTATCTGAACATGTGGAGGTACCATCAGCAAAAATCTAAGAGATACCTCTTGTCTCTTTGATGCCAGGTGGGAGGCTGAAGTACTTAGATATACAGTCAGTGTTTGCCTATTACCACTaaagtttggggtttttaaagaaaaaaaaatgggataattAACTAGCTCTGTAGTTAGTGTCAAGGAGTTTTTGGTCAATAACTTAGCATTTAAGAATGAtgaaaccagggtgcctgggtggctcagttggttgagcgactgcctttagctcaggtcatgatcccggagttccaaaatcaagtcctgcttcgggctcccagctccttggcgagtctgcttctccttctgaccttctcctctctcatgctctctctcactcattctctcaaataaataaataaaatcttaaaaaaaaaaaaaaagaatgatgaaacCATGTATATTGTCAGTTTTgatcaaagaaattatttttccaaagactaATTCGACTTTCAAAAGGAATTAAAACtgactacaaaaaaaaatatagaaacaaccaAAAGGAGCATAATATTGACTATTGGTAGAAAAGATACATGCTATTTCACAGCTGAAACATTGGTACAGTAGTGGGACACAATGATTAACACAGTGGTGTGTCTATATAACAATGCTTGAAAATTGGGTAATAACACGTTTTCATAGCACAGCAGGGTAAATGTGATCTCATGGGCATTACCAAGTGAGGGAAGGGACCCATGACAGGGATCCAAGATAAGGTTAAACCCTAATTCAAAGAATCCGGTCTGCTAGACCAAGAGGCAGAGCATAATTATATTGCACCAAGATAAATACTTCCCTGGAAAACCATGAgccccaaaggaaaggaaattaccTGCCCATATCTTTCTACTCTTGCTCCTTCCCCAGGATTTTCTTTAGCTGCAGATCTCTCCATGGAGATGGCTCTGCTAGGCGCAGATATCCTTCCTATGCTATCCCAAGCCCTCAGAGGGCCTCAGAGCACCATAATGAAATGAAGGAActgtcccttccccactctgAGCTCCTGTTTATTACCTGGACttttggatgtctccactcaaaGAGTCTCACACAGACTTTTTTAGATTGTCTTTCTCATAGGACT is a window from the Neovison vison isolate M4711 chromosome 5, ASM_NN_V1, whole genome shotgun sequence genome containing:
- the FAM216B gene encoding protein FAM216B, with the translated sequence MGEKQKRQQKLWNVPRIPCIRVPSAAYTHNASLMKDLTQGQQRYFYSIMRIYNSRPQWEALRNRYIHSLQHQQLLGYITQQEALACAAVLRDSTKRASARVAHQRSIPQKPSTMTRTSLPALPGCVVRPRTQSAGPGSIRN